In Ahaetulla prasina isolate Xishuangbanna chromosome 6, ASM2864084v1, whole genome shotgun sequence, a single window of DNA contains:
- the NUDT13 gene encoding NAD(P)H pyrophosphatase NUDT13, mitochondrial isoform X1: MSQALLRWHDNNQYCGKTGQPTMKNLSGSKRICHTNGIIYYPQMSPVVITLVSDGSRCLLVRQASFPKGMYSALAGFCDMGESVEEAIQREVAEEVGLEVKSLWYSASQHWPFPNSILMIACHALVHPLQSKCTINTQELESARWFSHEEVVKALKRKPRPSKEMDDSTSFWVPPKQAIARRLIQEWVKQKTSS, translated from the exons ATG TCTCAGGCACTCCTTCGATGGCATGATAATAACCAATATTGTGGGAAAACCGGACAGCCCACAATGAAGAATTTGTCTGGGAGCAAACGAATTTGTCATACCAATGGAATCATCTATTATCCACAG ATGTCTCCGGTGGTTATTACATTGGTGTCTGATGGGAGTCGGTGCCTTCTTGTACGGCAGGCGTCATTTCCTAAAGGGATGTACAGTGCTTTAGCTGGCTTCTGTGACATGG GTGAGAGTGTAGAAGAGGCAATCCAACGAGAGGTTGCTGAAGAAGTAGGCCTAGAAGTGAAATCTCTCTGGTACTCTGCATCTCAGCACTGGCCATTCCCAAACAGCATCCTCATGATAGCTTGTCATGCATTAGTGCATCCACTACAGAGCAAA TGTACAATCAATACTCAGGAGCTTGAATCTGCCAGGTGGTTCAGCCATGAGGAAGTGGTGAAGGCACTTAAACGGAAACCAAGGCCTTCCAAAGAAATGGATGACAGTACCTCTTTTTGGGTGCCACCCAAACAAGCTATAGCTCGACGGTTGATCCAGGAATGGGTGAAGCAGAAAACTTCttcttag